From Enterococcus mediterraneensis, the proteins below share one genomic window:
- the aroB gene encoding 3-dehydroquinate synthase, which yields MLTVNLADHHYTITIQKGALQHIGEWAREVWTPQKIAVITDTNVAPLYAEKVLEQLTEAGFQAVLKVVPAGEKSKSLQQAAELYDFLADEGFTRSDGILALGGGVIGDLAGYVASTYMRGIHFLQVPTSLLAQVDSSIGGKTAVNTAKAKNLVGTFSQPDSVLIDPEVLQTLDVRRIREGIAEIIKSAAIADPELWRFLVSLKDENNLLEHAEKVITAALEVKRKVVEEDEFDQGNRLILNFGHTIGHAIENTAGYGNISHGEGVAIGMVAINRHAEAIGLSPKGSTEELIQLIEKFHLPISYPNWDSKKLFEAITHDKKARGTHLKIILLETIGEAKIVAIPIETIKEYLEGGN from the coding sequence ATGCTTACAGTCAATTTAGCAGACCATCATTACACTATCACCATCCAAAAAGGAGCTTTGCAGCACATCGGTGAATGGGCAAGAGAAGTTTGGACACCCCAAAAGATCGCTGTCATCACCGACACCAACGTTGCACCTTTATACGCTGAAAAAGTGTTGGAACAATTGACAGAAGCTGGGTTCCAAGCAGTTCTCAAAGTAGTTCCGGCAGGAGAAAAAAGCAAATCACTGCAACAAGCCGCTGAATTGTATGACTTTTTAGCAGATGAAGGCTTCACCCGCAGTGATGGGATCTTGGCTTTAGGAGGAGGCGTGATCGGTGATCTAGCCGGTTACGTCGCATCCACCTACATGCGGGGGATCCATTTTCTGCAAGTTCCTACTTCGCTTTTGGCGCAGGTAGATTCCAGTATTGGCGGTAAAACTGCCGTCAATACTGCCAAAGCTAAAAATCTGGTAGGGACATTCAGCCAACCAGACAGCGTGTTGATCGATCCGGAAGTGCTACAAACGTTAGATGTACGCCGGATCCGTGAAGGCATCGCTGAGATCATCAAATCCGCGGCGATCGCTGATCCTGAGCTTTGGCGTTTCCTGGTTTCCTTAAAGGACGAAAATAATTTGTTGGAACATGCGGAAAAAGTTATCACTGCTGCTTTAGAAGTCAAACGGAAAGTTGTGGAAGAAGACGAATTCGATCAAGGCAATCGTTTGATCTTGAATTTTGGTCATACTATCGGACACGCTATCGAAAATACTGCCGGCTATGGCAATATCAGTCACGGTGAAGGTGTCGCGATCGGAATGGTAGCCATCAACCGTCATGCCGAAGCGATCGGTTTATCACCAAAAGGCAGTACCGAAGAACTGATCCAGTTGATCGAAAAATTCCATTTACCTATCAGTTATCCAAATTGGGATTCGAAAAAATTGTTTGAAGCTATCACTCACGATAAAAAAGCTCGTGGCACTCATTTAAAAATCATTTTATTAGAAACGATCGGTGAAGCGAAAATCGTCGCTATCCCGATCGAGACCATCAAAGAATATTTAGAAGGAGGGAATTGA
- the aroE gene encoding shikimate dehydrogenase produces MEITGQTRLAGLFAKPAGHSISPLLHNTAFKEKNIDARYLAFDVEPENLKTSIEAVRTLQMLGVNLSMPHKTAALPMMDELSEAARLIGAINTVVNHHGKLIGHNTDGIGFMASLTDAGLSVIDKEIIIIGSGGAATAITVQAALDGVKKIHVFNRKSSFFEQKREKLMDISRQTGCEITLEDLADHSAMEKALETSVLLVNGTKLGMKPAEDLSPVEDLTSANDELTVCDIVYNPRQTKLLKLAKNKGLKTIDGLGMLLYQGAAAFELWTGEKMPVEKIKPLIDLK; encoded by the coding sequence ATGGAAATTACTGGTCAGACACGATTGGCAGGGTTGTTTGCTAAACCTGCTGGTCACAGCATTTCACCATTGCTGCACAATACAGCATTTAAAGAAAAAAATATCGATGCCAGATATTTAGCTTTTGACGTCGAGCCAGAAAATCTGAAAACAAGTATCGAAGCGGTTCGCACGCTGCAGATGCTGGGGGTCAATCTTTCAATGCCTCATAAAACGGCGGCATTACCCATGATGGATGAACTCAGCGAAGCGGCGCGACTGATCGGCGCCATCAATACCGTGGTCAATCACCACGGCAAACTGATCGGCCACAATACAGACGGGATCGGTTTTATGGCAAGTTTAACCGACGCCGGACTTTCCGTGATCGATAAAGAGATCATTATCATCGGCAGCGGCGGCGCGGCTACCGCCATCACCGTCCAGGCTGCATTGGACGGGGTCAAAAAAATTCATGTTTTCAATCGGAAAAGCTCATTCTTTGAGCAAAAACGAGAAAAGCTCATGGATATCAGCCGTCAAACCGGCTGTGAGATCACATTGGAAGACCTTGCTGATCATTCAGCGATGGAAAAAGCTTTAGAAACCAGCGTCCTCTTAGTCAATGGAACGAAGTTGGGAATGAAACCTGCTGAAGATCTTTCGCCAGTAGAAGATCTGACTTCTGCAAATGACGAGCTGACTGTTTGCGATATCGTTTATAATCCGCGGCAGACAAAATTATTGAAACTTGCTAAAAATAAAGGGTTGAAGACGATCGATGGATTGGGCATGCTGCTGTATCAAGGAGCGGCCGCCTTTGAACTATGGACAGGAGAAAAAATGCCTGTCGAAAAAATCAAACCATTGATCGATTTAAAATAA
- the trpX gene encoding tryptophan ABC transporter substrate-binding protein, which produces MKNKGLLATIIALAAILIGFAIVEKQPETKETEMKSVGILQFVSHPALDQITEGIKEGLKQAGFEEGKNLKINFQNGQADQSKLDTMSQQLVQDRSDVLIGVATPAAQALANTTDSLPIVLGAVTDPVGAGLVDSNEEPGGNITGVSDQPPVAAQIKLAHELLPKAKKVGILYSSAEANSKYQVSQAEKAITDLGMEPVKKAVASTNEIAQAVQVLSRSVDFIYIPLDNTIASAMETVMSEADKNDTPVIPSVDTMVQQGGLATVGINQKELGIQTGKIAAEILKGSSVPKTTPIYTFKDGDTIINKEQAERFNVDLTDKQNAKFVTTEEEETK; this is translated from the coding sequence ATAAAAAATAAAGGGTTATTAGCAACGATCATTGCTTTAGCGGCAATTTTGATCGGTTTTGCGATAGTTGAAAAACAGCCGGAAACAAAAGAAACTGAAATGAAATCAGTAGGGATCTTACAATTCGTCAGCCATCCTGCGCTTGATCAAATCACAGAAGGCATCAAAGAAGGATTAAAACAAGCCGGATTTGAAGAAGGAAAAAATCTGAAGATCAATTTCCAAAATGGTCAGGCAGACCAAAGCAAATTGGACACTATGAGTCAGCAATTGGTGCAAGACCGCTCAGATGTCTTGATCGGAGTTGCTACACCGGCGGCGCAAGCTTTGGCAAACACCACAGACAGCTTGCCGATCGTTTTAGGAGCAGTCACTGATCCGGTAGGTGCCGGACTTGTTGACAGTAATGAAGAACCCGGCGGCAATATCACCGGTGTTTCCGATCAGCCGCCAGTTGCCGCGCAAATCAAGTTGGCCCATGAATTATTGCCAAAAGCAAAAAAAGTGGGGATCTTGTATTCCTCCGCTGAAGCCAATTCAAAATATCAAGTGAGTCAAGCAGAAAAAGCCATCACAGATCTGGGAATGGAACCTGTAAAAAAAGCGGTAGCCTCCACTAATGAGATCGCACAAGCAGTTCAAGTGCTTTCCCGTTCCGTTGATTTTATTTACATCCCTCTGGACAATACGATCGCCAGCGCAATGGAAACCGTCATGTCGGAAGCTGATAAAAATGACACACCAGTCATCCCGTCTGTGGATACGATGGTCCAACAAGGCGGTTTGGCAACTGTCGGGATCAACCAAAAAGAATTAGGGATTCAAACAGGAAAAATAGCTGCGGAGATCTTAAAAGGAAGTTCCGTACCGAAAACCACACCGATCTATACTTTCAAAGACGGCGACACGATCATTAACAAAGAACAAGCTGAACGCTTCAATGTTGATCTGACAGACAAACAAAACGCGAAATTCGTAACAACAGAAGAGGAGGAAACAAAATGA
- a CDS encoding ABC transporter permease — MIVSTIGQGLLWSLLGLGIFMTYRILNFPDMTTEGSFPLGGAVCVTAITSGIHPILATILGVLAGMAAGLVTGLLFTKGKIPVILAGILVMSGLNSVILFVMQSPNKGLRNFPRIQDIFQGLHLPNYFDIVLLGLAAVIITIGLLLLFFYTELGQAYIATGDNEEMARSMGIKTDRMKILGLTLSNGVIALSGALISQNDGYADVSKGIGVIVIGLASIIIGEVLYGELTFAERLVAVVVGSIIYQLLIFAIIWAGLDTTYLKIISSGILAICLMIPRLKSALNLKTGLEKEETK, encoded by the coding sequence ATGATCGTTTCAACGATTGGTCAAGGATTGTTATGGTCCTTACTTGGACTGGGTATTTTTATGACATATCGAATCTTGAATTTTCCCGATATGACAACGGAAGGTTCTTTTCCGCTGGGAGGAGCAGTCTGTGTTACTGCCATCACCAGTGGGATCCATCCGATCTTAGCAACGATTTTAGGAGTCTTGGCGGGCATGGCCGCCGGTTTAGTCACTGGATTATTATTTACTAAAGGCAAGATCCCCGTGATCTTAGCTGGGATCTTAGTTATGTCAGGATTGAACTCGGTTATTTTGTTCGTCATGCAAAGTCCCAATAAAGGTCTGCGGAATTTCCCTCGGATTCAAGATATTTTTCAAGGTCTGCACCTGCCGAATTATTTCGATATCGTGCTATTAGGACTGGCAGCTGTGATCATTACGATTGGATTATTATTGTTGTTCTTCTATACAGAATTGGGGCAAGCCTACATCGCAACAGGGGATAATGAAGAAATGGCCCGTTCGATGGGGATCAAAACGGATCGTATGAAAATTTTAGGATTGACACTTTCCAACGGTGTCATCGCGTTATCCGGCGCATTGATCTCGCAAAATGACGGTTACGCAGATGTTTCCAAAGGGATCGGAGTCATCGTGATCGGGTTGGCATCTATCATCATTGGTGAAGTGCTGTACGGCGAATTGACCTTTGCTGAACGGCTGGTAGCAGTCGTAGTCGGCAGTATCATCTATCAATTATTGATTTTTGCGATCATCTGGGCTGGACTGGACACCACCTATCTGAAAATCATCTCATCAGGAATCTTAGCGATCTGTTTGATGATCCCGCGTTTAAAAAGCGCGTTGAATCTGAAGACAGGCCTTGAAAAGGAGGAGACAAAATGA
- the efbA gene encoding fibronectin-binding protein EfbA, with translation MSFDGIFTHLMVKELSAELLRGRISKIHQPYPNEVVLVIRNQGKNKKLLLSAHPSYARVQLTEIAYGNPDTPPNFVMMLRKYLDGAILEKIHQVENDRVIHFTFSRRDELGDLQNIVLVVELMGRHSTILLMNQETGKILDAIKHIGSSQNSYRSLLPGVEYIEPPKQEQLNPFTASDTVVFDRLSKASELTKSYLQQQFQGLGTDTAGELAFRLNQKPNEKLTVWHAFFTELQETLQPTLIQQEKKEFFTPIPFKSLEEQAVAIETTENLSQLLDLYYHDKAERDRVKQQGSELLRKIENELHRNQKKLQKREKTLADSENAEEYRQKGELLTTFMNQVPRGATTVTLPNYYEEDRPLEIALNPALTPNQNAQKYFQRYQKLRNAVKLIGDQIQETKNEISYLESVLAQLEIAGPMDLEVIREELIDQGYLKKPTKRQKKQKKSQPDVFYATDGTEIFVGKNNLQNDQLTLRTARKTDYWLHAKNIPGSHVIIRSSDPSEETILQAAELAAYFSKYRHSAQVPVDLVQVKHIRKPNGAKPGYVIYENQTTYFITPEEEAIQKMAKKQH, from the coding sequence ATGTCATTTGACGGAATATTTACCCATCTGATGGTCAAGGAGCTCTCCGCTGAATTATTGCGGGGACGTATTTCAAAGATCCATCAGCCCTACCCTAACGAAGTCGTGCTAGTGATTCGTAATCAAGGGAAAAATAAAAAATTACTGCTCTCAGCCCATCCAAGTTATGCGCGGGTCCAGTTGACAGAGATCGCTTACGGCAATCCTGACACACCGCCTAACTTTGTGATGATGCTGCGAAAATATCTGGATGGCGCGATTTTGGAAAAGATCCATCAAGTAGAAAACGACCGAGTGATCCATTTTACTTTCAGTCGTCGTGATGAATTGGGAGATCTGCAAAATATCGTATTGGTAGTGGAATTGATGGGTCGCCACAGCACGATCCTATTGATGAATCAAGAAACCGGAAAAATCTTAGACGCTATCAAGCATATCGGCTCATCCCAAAACAGCTACCGATCCCTATTGCCGGGAGTAGAATATATCGAACCGCCGAAACAAGAACAGCTGAATCCTTTTACCGCAAGCGATACTGTTGTATTTGACCGGTTGTCAAAAGCGTCGGAACTGACAAAAAGTTATTTGCAGCAGCAGTTTCAAGGACTGGGAACGGATACTGCCGGTGAACTGGCTTTTCGTCTGAATCAAAAGCCTAATGAAAAATTGACTGTTTGGCATGCTTTCTTCACTGAATTGCAGGAAACGTTGCAGCCAACATTGATCCAGCAGGAAAAGAAAGAGTTCTTCACACCGATTCCTTTTAAAAGTCTTGAAGAACAAGCAGTCGCTATTGAAACCACCGAAAATCTCAGTCAGTTGTTAGACCTGTATTACCATGACAAAGCAGAACGAGATCGCGTCAAGCAGCAAGGCAGCGAACTTTTACGGAAAATCGAAAATGAACTGCATCGCAATCAAAAGAAATTGCAAAAAAGAGAAAAAACGCTAGCTGATTCAGAGAATGCTGAAGAATATCGTCAAAAAGGCGAATTGCTGACGACGTTTATGAACCAAGTTCCCCGCGGTGCGACAACAGTGACATTGCCGAACTATTATGAAGAGGATCGGCCGTTGGAGATTGCATTGAATCCTGCGTTGACGCCCAATCAAAACGCGCAAAAATACTTCCAACGCTATCAAAAATTGCGTAATGCAGTGAAATTGATCGGTGATCAGATCCAAGAAACGAAAAATGAGATCAGTTATCTGGAGTCCGTTCTAGCGCAATTAGAGATCGCAGGACCAATGGATCTGGAAGTGATCCGAGAAGAATTGATCGATCAAGGCTACTTGAAAAAGCCGACTAAACGCCAGAAAAAACAGAAAAAATCACAGCCGGATGTTTTCTATGCGACAGACGGCACTGAGATTTTTGTGGGCAAAAACAATCTGCAAAACGATCAGCTGACTTTACGGACCGCCCGCAAAACGGATTATTGGCTCCACGCGAAAAATATCCCCGGCTCTCATGTCATCATCCGTTCCAGTGATCCGTCAGAAGAAACGATCTTGCAAGCGGCGGAACTGGCGGCTTATTTCTCGAAATACCGTCATTCAGCACAAGTCCCTGTAGATCTGGTCCAAGTCAAACATATCCGCAAGCCAAACGGCGCGAAACCCGGCTATGTGATCTATGAAAATCAGACCACCTACTTCATAACTCCGGAAGAAGAAGCGATTCAAAAAATGGCGAAAAAACAACACTAA
- a CDS encoding DUF1622 domain-containing protein, translating to MIHLGDNMMDFLIPFFELLVFLLNFISIIILVWGVVISVYDFIHSETTHVDHVRAARNNNFIKNFLGSYILLSLEILIAADIIESIINPTIEDILRLAAVVVIRTVISYFLHQELKDALEDEDEHRISKIDR from the coding sequence ATGATACATTTAGGAGACAATATGATGGATTTTTTGATCCCGTTTTTCGAGCTGTTAGTTTTTTTATTGAATTTTATCTCGATCATCATTCTCGTTTGGGGCGTAGTTATTTCCGTTTATGACTTTATCCACTCGGAAACAACTCATGTCGACCATGTTCGGGCTGCCCGAAACAATAATTTTATCAAAAACTTTCTAGGAAGTTATATCCTGCTCAGCTTGGAAATCTTGATCGCTGCGGATATCATCGAATCCATCATCAACCCCACCATTGAAGACATTTTGCGTTTAGCTGCGGTGGTGGTCATCCGTACTGTGATCTCTTACTTCTTGCATCAAGAACTGAAAGATGCTTTGGAAGATGAAGATGAACATAGAATCTCAAAAATCGATCGATGA
- a CDS encoding LysR family transcriptional regulator, whose amino-acid sequence MNLQQLRYVVAVANNGSFREAARKMFITQPSLSSGIKELEKELGLTLFVRTNQGAVLTADGRDFLARAEKILVQLERLETHYQKKEPTERFSIASQHYDFLGSVIGQLIERFAYYQEYRIMETTTAKVIEEVAEGHSEIGLLYMNENNQKGLERYLDQARLMKVDLGTFRTHIFVGKHHPLAAEKEIDISQLKEYSQVRFNQEGGNFEYFDEDPLKNQAKSVIVTNDRGTLTNILLSSTAYASGSGIVDRPTKEMIRLIPLKDEPLNHLYGIYPKKTKLSEIAEEFFFEVRSFIIKSKKEL is encoded by the coding sequence ATGAATCTTCAACAGTTGCGATATGTAGTAGCGGTAGCGAACAACGGCAGTTTTCGCGAAGCTGCCAGAAAGATGTTTATCACCCAGCCAAGTTTATCCAGCGGCATCAAAGAGTTGGAAAAGGAATTAGGTCTGACACTGTTCGTGCGGACGAACCAAGGTGCGGTATTGACCGCAGACGGTCGAGATTTTCTCGCTCGTGCGGAAAAAATTTTAGTTCAGTTGGAACGCTTAGAGACCCATTATCAGAAAAAAGAGCCGACTGAACGTTTTTCCATCGCTTCCCAGCATTATGACTTTTTAGGATCGGTGATCGGTCAGCTGATCGAACGCTTCGCTTATTACCAAGAATACCGCATTATGGAGACCACCACCGCCAAAGTCATCGAAGAAGTAGCAGAAGGCCACAGCGAGATCGGGCTGCTGTATATGAACGAGAACAACCAAAAAGGTTTGGAGCGTTATCTGGATCAAGCTCGTTTGATGAAGGTCGATCTTGGCACATTTCGCACCCATATTTTCGTAGGAAAACATCATCCGCTAGCCGCTGAAAAAGAGATCGATATCTCGCAGCTGAAGGAATATTCTCAAGTCCGTTTCAACCAAGAAGGTGGGAATTTTGAGTATTTCGATGAAGATCCTCTCAAGAATCAAGCAAAAAGCGTGATCGTCACCAATGATCGGGGCACATTGACCAACATCCTGCTTTCCAGTACAGCCTATGCTTCTGGTTCAGGGATCGTGGACCGTCCCACCAAAGAAATGATCCGCTTGATCCCCCTAAAAGACGAACCGCTGAATCATCTGTATGGTATCTATCCGAAAAAAACCAAACTGTCTGAAATCGCGGAGGAATTCTTTTTCGAGGTGCGGTCGTTTATTATCAAAAGCAAAAAAGAGCTGTGA
- the aroF gene encoding 3-deoxy-7-phosphoheptulonate synthase, with translation MIVIMKKNATKEQVKQVIERIKKEGLDVNVDQGTEHIVIGLKGDTRGMQDVAFNSLEGVENTVKISKTYKLTSREFHPGNTVVDVDGVKIGDGSFVTMAGPCSIEGLDQIRECARMAKAGGAKILRGGAFKPRTSPYAFQGLEEEGLKYIRQAADEFGMKVITEVMDEGHIDMVAEYSDILQIGARNMQNFKLLSAVGKTGKPIGLKRGISGTIDEWLNAAEYIAVQDKSPVIFIERGIRTYETATRNTFDLSAVPLIKKLSHFPVIVDPSHGTGIWDLVPPMARAGVASGADGMIVEIHPDPANAWSDGPQSLNEKTYMRMMAEVDILVNAMQEIKALDK, from the coding sequence ATGATAGTTATTATGAAGAAAAATGCCACTAAAGAACAAGTGAAACAAGTGATCGAACGGATCAAAAAAGAAGGATTAGATGTTAACGTCGATCAAGGGACAGAACATATCGTGATCGGATTGAAAGGCGATACTCGCGGCATGCAAGACGTAGCCTTCAACAGCTTGGAAGGTGTCGAAAATACTGTTAAGATCTCTAAAACTTACAAATTGACTTCACGAGAATTCCACCCAGGAAACACAGTCGTTGATGTAGACGGCGTGAAAATCGGTGACGGTTCTTTCGTTACGATGGCAGGTCCTTGTTCTATTGAAGGATTAGACCAAATCCGCGAATGTGCTCGGATGGCAAAAGCCGGCGGTGCGAAAATCTTACGCGGCGGCGCCTTCAAACCACGTACTTCACCTTACGCTTTCCAAGGTCTTGAAGAAGAAGGTCTGAAATACATCCGCCAAGCAGCAGATGAATTCGGTATGAAAGTCATCACAGAAGTCATGGATGAAGGCCATATCGATATGGTGGCAGAATACAGCGACATCTTACAAATCGGTGCCCGCAACATGCAAAACTTCAAATTATTATCAGCAGTCGGCAAAACCGGCAAACCAATCGGCTTGAAACGAGGAATCTCCGGTACGATCGACGAATGGTTGAATGCTGCTGAATACATCGCCGTTCAAGACAAATCACCAGTGATCTTCATCGAACGCGGGATTCGGACTTACGAAACAGCTACTCGCAACACATTCGATCTAAGTGCCGTTCCATTGATCAAAAAATTGAGCCACTTCCCAGTGATCGTCGATCCTAGCCATGGTACTGGTATTTGGGATCTTGTTCCCCCAATGGCTCGTGCAGGAGTTGCCAGCGGTGCCGATGGAATGATCGTTGAGATCCACCCAGATCCAGCCAACGCATGGTCTGACGGTCCTCAATCATTGAATGAAAAAACCTACATGAGAATGATGGCGGAAGTCGATATTTTAGTCAACGCAATGCAAGAAATCAAAGCATTGGACAAATAA
- a CDS encoding YfbR-like 5'-deoxynucleotidase, whose translation MGLNEYLLGLNNLEKIYRAPGFFKFNEHSVAAHSYRVTSIAQVLGDIEELKGVAINWKSLYEKALNHDYTERFIGDIKTPVKYASPELRAMLQHVEEKMTDEFINQEIPVEFQDIYRRRLSEGKDDSIEGEILAIADKVDLLYESFEEINKNNTERVFEEMFLESVQTIKQFQHRPSVVYFFENIFPDLLGDRFYGDQKFLAEIQTILTDSTDSADS comes from the coding sequence ATGGGACTGAACGAATATTTATTAGGATTGAATAATTTAGAAAAAATCTATCGGGCACCAGGATTCTTTAAATTTAACGAGCACAGTGTGGCGGCCCATTCCTATCGAGTGACGTCTATTGCACAAGTCCTAGGTGATATCGAGGAATTGAAGGGTGTCGCTATCAATTGGAAATCACTCTATGAAAAAGCGCTGAACCATGACTATACAGAACGCTTTATCGGTGATATCAAAACACCGGTCAAATACGCGAGTCCGGAACTACGGGCGATGCTTCAGCACGTAGAAGAAAAAATGACAGATGAATTCATTAATCAAGAGATCCCCGTGGAATTTCAAGATATTTATCGTCGCCGTTTATCTGAAGGCAAAGATGATTCCATTGAAGGGGAGATCTTGGCGATCGCTGATAAAGTAGATCTGCTGTATGAATCTTTTGAAGAGATCAATAAGAACAATACGGAGCGGGTCTTCGAGGAAATGTTTTTGGAATCTGTTCAAACCATCAAGCAATTCCAACATCGACCAAGTGTTGTTTATTTTTTTGAGAATATTTTCCCTGATTTATTAGGTGATCGCTTTTACGGTGATCAGAAATTTTTAGCTGAGATCCAAACTATTCTTACCGATTCAACCGATTCAGCAGATTCATAG
- a CDS encoding carbonic anhydrase family protein, producing the protein MKRNMDVPWSYEGENGPEYWHTLCDWYAEGAKFPLQSPIHLQYSEAQKESGKKLIFHYQEERFTEKEFKNTIHFVPYDCSSYVSYDGSKYLLNDIHYHMPSEHWIDGQQEEIEFHLVHADDQGNSLVVGVLFRINEEGVDFTKEGIWDFSTHLEIFDPTVFLPQARSHFHYIGSLTTPPTIGPINWFVFDEVNVIDRRFIEEFREEVLENNNRPLQEKLGRKIFYFEE; encoded by the coding sequence TTGAAACGAAATATGGATGTTCCTTGGAGTTACGAGGGAGAAAATGGGCCCGAATATTGGCATACCTTATGTGATTGGTATGCAGAAGGAGCAAAGTTCCCATTACAATCACCGATTCATCTGCAGTACAGCGAAGCGCAAAAAGAATCAGGAAAAAAACTGATCTTTCACTATCAAGAAGAACGATTTACTGAAAAAGAATTCAAAAATACCATTCATTTCGTTCCTTATGATTGTTCCAGCTACGTCAGCTATGACGGCAGCAAGTATTTATTGAATGATATCCATTACCATATGCCCAGCGAACACTGGATCGATGGGCAGCAGGAAGAAATAGAATTCCATCTGGTCCATGCAGATGATCAGGGAAACAGTTTAGTGGTAGGTGTCTTGTTTCGGATCAATGAAGAAGGAGTGGATTTCACCAAAGAAGGGATTTGGGATTTTTCAACTCATTTGGAGATTTTTGATCCAACGGTTTTCCTGCCTCAGGCCAGAAGCCATTTTCACTATATCGGTTCTTTGACCACACCGCCAACTATCGGACCGATCAATTGGTTTGTTTTTGATGAGGTAAATGTCATTGACCGCAGATTTATCGAAGAATTTCGTGAAGAGGTCTTGGAAAACAACAACCGGCCTTTACAGGAAAAATTAGGACGAAAGATTTTTTATTTTGAGGAGTAG
- a CDS encoding ABC transporter ATP-binding protein, with product MSVLEIKNVSKVINNGINERKTLLNHVDLTLESGDFVTVLGGNGAGKSTLFNVVSGTMPVSQGTIKINGTDVTKDSEEKRAVSISRVFQDPKMGTAPRMTVAENLLLAEKRGLKRGLRNRKIAEKKEEYFELCRQIGNGLENHLDVPTGNLSGGQRQALSLLMATIRPPQLLLLDEHTAALDPKTSKQLMAITAAKVAEQQLTCMMITHRMEDALNYGNRLILLQKGQIVKDLNAEEKSRLTLHDLLLFFEEDL from the coding sequence ATGAGTGTCTTAGAAATCAAAAATGTCTCTAAAGTAATCAATAACGGCATCAACGAGCGCAAAACGCTTTTGAACCACGTGGATCTAACATTGGAATCCGGAGATTTTGTAACTGTTTTAGGGGGAAATGGTGCTGGTAAAAGTACTTTGTTCAACGTCGTGTCCGGCACGATGCCCGTAAGCCAAGGAACGATCAAAATCAACGGCACAGATGTCACAAAAGATTCCGAAGAAAAACGGGCAGTGTCCATCTCCCGCGTCTTTCAAGACCCGAAAATGGGGACAGCACCACGGATGACTGTCGCTGAAAATCTGCTTTTGGCAGAAAAACGGGGGCTGAAGCGAGGATTGCGTAATCGTAAAATCGCAGAAAAAAAAGAAGAATATTTTGAACTGTGCCGCCAGATCGGCAACGGCTTAGAAAATCATTTGGATGTTCCTACCGGTAATCTTTCCGGCGGGCAGCGGCAAGCGTTAAGTTTGCTGATGGCGACGATCCGGCCGCCTCAACTGCTTTTGTTGGATGAACACACCGCAGCCCTAGATCCTAAAACTTCTAAACAGCTGATGGCCATCACAGCGGCAAAAGTTGCGGAACAGCAGTTGACCTGTATGATGATCACTCACCGGATGGAAGACGCGCTGAACTACGGAAACCGTCTGATTCTGCTGCAAAAAGGTCAGATCGTCAAAGACCTGAACGCAGAAGAAAAATCCCGGTTGACACTTCATGATTTGCTGCTGTTTTTCGAAGAAGATTTGTAA